CGAGGTCGGAGTTCCCGAGTTGGGAGGCCACGACGGAACGGAGCAGCTCGATGCTCGGCTCCGTGACCGCCTCGGCGTACCTGCCCCGGCGCAGCTTGTCGCTGACGGCCAGTTGGGAGAAGTAGCTGGAGGCGAGGTGCGCGAGTGGGTTGTCGGTGCCGAGGGTGACTGCCGTGATGTCACGCAGCGACCGCTCGGGAAGCGCGAGTGCTGATCGGGGGAAGCGGAGGAAGTGCTGGTCGACGCCTTCATCGAAGACGAGTGTGTAGGGGGTGCTCGTGTCGTAGAGGGCGAAGTCTCCCGGTCTCAGCAGAGCCTGGCGGTCGTTCTGGACCACCAGGCTGGTACCCGACATCTGCAGACCCAGGAAGACGGCCGGCTCCTCGGTCTGCCGCGCAAGTCGCTGTGTTCGTTCGATGGTCAGTGCGGTCGCCCGTGCGGAGCAGACCCCGATAGGCCCGACGGTTTCCCACCCGATGCGCACCGAGAGATGTCCGGGCGGCAGGTGGTGAGCGATGTCGATTTTCACGACGGAGTCCCACACCGCTTGCCGGACCGCCTCCTCCCGGTCCCGCGACGGTACGAACGCTGTGTCCAGGACCGGGCTCATGAGGCGAACCTCCGACGGTCGAATCGGTGTTGAGCGGATCGGCGCGGTCCAGGGGCTCTGATCTCGTCGCTACCCCCAGCTGTACTCCAACCAGGGGCCCGAGTGAACATCACCATGGCAGGACTCGGTCACACCGTGCAACGGCGCAGTCAGGGGCGTTCCGTACCTGAAGACGGGAACACGGGGCTCCGCTGTGGTGCCCGTCGCTTCGGGGGCAGGCCGGTAGTACCCAGAATTTTGAGGGTCCGAGAGTGCCAGGGCCAGAGCTTCGGAAGCTGCCGCGCACGGCTGGTCAAGAACCGTGCACGGACGGAACATATGGCGTGCCTCTATCACCCTAGGTTCATCCCAGAGCGGATCCGGCGTGATGATCTGCGCTCCAGAGAGATCCGCCCCAAAGGGAGGCACACATCGTGAGCAACAAGATCGCACTGGTCGCAGCGGGCGCCGCCCTGCTGCTGGCATCCGCAGTGGGCAGTGCATCCGCACAGGATCGGACCCAGGCAGCGGGAAGTCCGGTCGCACCCGCGACCGTCACCGGCTCCAACGTGATCGAACCGGTCCAGTACAAGGGCACCGACGTGGGAATCACGGCCTGGGACAACTGTCTGCACGGGCAGGCATGCTTGTTCCAGAACAGCAACGGCGGGGGGACCATGTGGGTCGTGCCCAGCTGCGGTGTCGTGTACAACCTCAACGCCAGCATGAACAACCGGACGAGCTCTCTGTGGAACAGGGCGGGCAGCACCTTGAACATCTACAACGGGAACGGGGGGGCCACCATGCTGGGAAGTTACGGAGCGTACGGCCCGCCGATCAACCTCCCGTCGAACTTCAACGACAAGATCAGTTCCGTGTACGCACCCTGCTAGGAGTTGTCTCCACCCGTCACGCCCACATCAGGAGCGATGCCAGGGTGAGGGCCGCTTGGGAGGACTCGGCGGAGGCTGAAAGCCCGCGGCCCGGTCGGGTGGCCCCATCGCGGGGCATGGGTCGGTGCGAAGCAGGATCAGGGACGGAGTTGCTGGGCCGGTACTCCTTCCAGCTCCCCGACCTGCCCGGTGGACTGCGGCCCCCGCGCGACCAGCACGCCGCCGACGACGAGTGAGTCCCGCTCGTACGGCCGCCGGGGAGGTGGGGCGGGGATCACTTCCCCGGCGGCGCGCGAGCCCTTCGCCGCGGCGGACCGCACGCGGGCCGGACATGGACCGGCTGCTCATCGCGCCCGGGAATCGGCCTGGCCCGGCTTCGGGCCGGGCCCCTTCTCGTAGAGGCCGCAGCCCTCCGTTGTCAGCCGCGTGCGCATGGCGGTCGAGCTGGACGTGCCCAGGGCGGGCTTCGAGCGGCTCATGGAGGAGGCCGGTTCTCCGGGATCCGACGGTGGCTGTACCAGCCGCTCCGGGAAAGCCCCCCGCGACCGACTGGTCGAGGGGGCGAGGAAAGGCGGCTCGGACGTCAGCCCGTCTGCGCGCCCGCCAGCCCCAGCAGCAGCAGCGAGGTGAAGCCGCTCGCCCACGCGGAGTCCACCGGCTCCGCGCTCACCAGGGTGCGGTGCACCACGGCCCCGGCGATCACGTCGAAGATCAGGTCCGCGTTGCGGGCGGCCGCCGACGCGTCGTCCTCGTACCGCAACTCGCCCCGGGCCTGCGCGCGTTGCCGGCCCAGCAGCACCAGCCGCTTCTGCCGGTCCACGATCGCCGAGCGGATCCTCAGGCGCAGCGAGTCGTCGCGGGTGGACTCGGCGACCACCGCCATCAGCGCCGTACGGGCCTCCGGCCGCTCCAGCAGGGCGGCGAACTGGAGCACGACGCCCTGCACATCGGCGGCCAGACTGCCCCGGTCGGGCACCTCCAGCTCGTCGAAGAGGACGGCGACCGCGTCCACGACCAGCTCGTTCTTGCCCGCCCAGCGTCGGTAGAGGGTCGTCTTGGCGACACCGGCCCGGGTCGCCACATCGCCCATCGTCAGC
The nucleotide sequence above comes from Streptomyces sp. NBC_01116. Encoded proteins:
- a CDS encoding helix-turn-helix domain-containing protein — protein: MSPVLDTAFVPSRDREEAVRQAVWDSVVKIDIAHHLPPGHLSVRIGWETVGPIGVCSARATALTIERTQRLARQTEEPAVFLGLQMSGTSLVVQNDRQALLRPGDFALYDTSTPYTLVFDEGVDQHFLRFPRSALALPERSLRDITAVTLGTDNPLAHLASSYFSQLAVSDKLRRGRYAEAVTEPSIELLRSVVASQLGNSDLGRASLQATLSLRITRYIRAHLGDHDLSAAQIAAAHGISVRHLYTVLGRSGVSLGDWIRTHRLAECRRELTGPQVQHRTIAATGRRWGFVDATHFSRVFKRAYGVSPRTWRDQNRAGEP
- a CDS encoding peptidase inhibitor family I36 protein; its protein translation is MSNKIALVAAGAALLLASAVGSASAQDRTQAAGSPVAPATVTGSNVIEPVQYKGTDVGITAWDNCLHGQACLFQNSNGGGTMWVVPSCGVVYNLNASMNNRTSSLWNRAGSTLNIYNGNGGATMLGSYGAYGPPINLPSNFNDKISSVYAPC
- a CDS encoding TetR/AcrR family transcriptional regulator, whose protein sequence is MNDSDPKATRTGRPRSTAADAAILEATRASLVDLGWSKLTMGDVATRAGVAKTTLYRRWAGKNELVVDAVAVLFDELEVPDRGSLAADVQGVVLQFAALLERPEARTALMAVVAESTRDDSLRLRIRSAIVDRQKRLVLLGRQRAQARGELRYEDDASAAARNADLIFDVIAGAVVHRTLVSAEPVDSAWASGFTSLLLLGLAGAQTG